In Stenotrophomonas sp. 169, one DNA window encodes the following:
- a CDS encoding aldehyde dehydrogenase family protein: MSSELLKALGLDAINAGTYLGNGEWSTATDAGVITPVNPTTGEAIAQVHATTDADYETIVARAQEAFKAWRTTPAPRRGEAVRLCGEALRANKDALGSLVALEMGKSKPEGDGEVQEMIDIADFAVGQSRMLYGYTMHSERPGHRMYEQYQPLGLVGIISAFNFPVAVWAWNSFLATICGDICLWKPSNKTPLTAIASMRICNEALREGGFPDLFFLINDAGTELSQKMVADKRVPLISFTGSTQVGRTVAEKVAHRLGRCLLELGGNNAIILDETADLKLAIPGIVFGAVGTAGQRCTTTRRLIVHESIHDDVLATLIKAYKQVEGKIGDPTDPANLMGPLNSDGAVQQFLASIEKAKASGGTVQTGGTRIDRAGNFVLPAIVTGLKNSDDVVQHETFAPILYVMKYSTLDEAIDMQNGVPQGLSSSIFTTNLKTAERFLSAAGSDCGIANINIGTSGAEIGGAFGGEKDTGGGRESGSDAWKVYMRRQTNTINYSDSLPLAQGIKFDL; the protein is encoded by the coding sequence ATGTCTTCCGAGCTGCTCAAGGCCTTGGGCCTGGATGCGATCAACGCGGGTACGTACCTGGGCAACGGGGAGTGGTCCACGGCCACCGACGCCGGTGTGATCACCCCGGTGAACCCGACCACGGGCGAAGCCATCGCCCAGGTCCATGCCACCACCGACGCCGACTACGAAACCATCGTGGCCCGCGCGCAGGAAGCCTTCAAGGCATGGCGCACCACCCCGGCACCGCGCCGTGGCGAAGCCGTGCGCCTGTGCGGCGAAGCGCTGCGCGCCAACAAAGACGCGCTGGGTTCGCTGGTCGCCTTGGAAATGGGCAAGAGCAAGCCGGAAGGCGACGGCGAAGTCCAGGAGATGATCGACATCGCCGATTTCGCCGTGGGCCAGAGCCGCATGCTCTATGGCTACACGATGCACTCCGAGCGTCCGGGCCACCGGATGTACGAGCAGTACCAGCCGCTGGGCCTGGTGGGCATCATCAGCGCGTTCAACTTCCCGGTCGCGGTGTGGGCGTGGAATTCGTTCCTGGCCACCATCTGCGGCGATATCTGCCTGTGGAAGCCGTCCAACAAGACCCCGCTGACCGCCATCGCTTCCATGCGCATCTGCAACGAAGCGCTGCGCGAGGGCGGGTTCCCGGACCTGTTCTTCCTGATCAACGATGCCGGCACCGAGCTGTCGCAGAAGATGGTGGCCGACAAGCGCGTGCCGCTGATCAGCTTCACCGGTTCGACCCAGGTCGGCCGTACGGTCGCCGAGAAGGTCGCTCATCGCCTGGGCCGCTGCCTGCTGGAGCTGGGCGGCAACAACGCGATCATCCTGGACGAAACCGCCGACCTGAAGCTGGCCATCCCGGGCATCGTGTTCGGTGCGGTCGGCACCGCCGGCCAGCGCTGCACCACCACGCGCCGGTTGATCGTGCACGAATCCATCCATGACGACGTGCTGGCCACGCTGATCAAGGCGTACAAGCAAGTGGAAGGCAAGATCGGCGATCCGACCGACCCGGCCAACCTGATGGGCCCGCTCAACAGCGACGGCGCCGTGCAGCAGTTCCTGGCCTCGATCGAGAAGGCCAAGGCCAGCGGCGGCACCGTGCAGACCGGCGGCACGCGCATCGATCGTGCCGGCAATTTCGTACTGCCGGCCATCGTCACCGGCCTGAAGAACAGCGACGACGTCGTCCAGCACGAGACCTTCGCCCCGATCCTGTACGTGATGAAGTACAGCACGCTGGACGAAGCGATCGACATGCAGAACGGCGTGCCGCAGGGCCTGTCCTCGTCGATCTTCACCACCAACCTGAAGACCGCCGAGCGCTTCCTATCGGCAGCCGGCAGCGATTGCGGCATCGCCAACATCAACATCGGCACGTCCGGTGCGGAAATCGGCGGCGCCTTCGGTGGCGAGAAAGATACCGGTGGTGGACGTGAATCGGGATCGGATGCCTGGAAGGTCTACATGCGCCGCCAGACCAACACCATCAACTATTCGGATTCGCTGCCGCTGGCCCAGGGCATCAAGTTCGACCTGTAA
- a CDS encoding SDR family oxidoreductase → MSDAPRLDFTGRRVVIAGGSKGIGRCMALAFAAAGASVSVCARGQAGLDALRADAQAQGTPLHTHVTDLSRLEQIDHWLQVAADALGGIDVLVNNATGYGMADDEDGWAASLQVDLMAAVRASRLALPWLRESADACILNLSSIAAQMPRPGGAPYAAAKAALSHYTTSQALALAADRIRVNAIAPGSIEFEDGLWDRRRVEDPALYHGTLARIPFGRFGEPAEIANAALFLCSPLARWITGHVLNVDGGQVLMG, encoded by the coding sequence ATGTCGGATGCTCCTCGCCTTGATTTCACCGGCCGCCGGGTGGTCATCGCCGGCGGCAGCAAGGGCATCGGCCGCTGCATGGCCCTGGCCTTCGCCGCTGCCGGTGCCTCGGTGTCGGTCTGCGCACGCGGCCAGGCCGGGCTCGACGCCCTCCGGGCCGATGCCCAAGCCCAAGGCACCCCGTTGCACACGCACGTAACCGATCTTTCCCGCCTGGAGCAGATCGACCACTGGCTGCAGGTTGCCGCCGACGCTCTCGGTGGCATCGATGTGCTGGTCAACAATGCCACCGGCTACGGGATGGCTGATGATGAAGACGGGTGGGCCGCCAGCCTGCAGGTCGACCTGATGGCGGCGGTACGGGCATCGCGCCTCGCCCTGCCCTGGCTGCGGGAATCGGCCGACGCCTGCATCCTCAACCTGTCCTCGATCGCCGCGCAGATGCCGCGCCCGGGCGGCGCACCGTATGCCGCCGCGAAGGCGGCGCTTTCGCACTACACCACCAGCCAAGCGCTGGCGCTGGCCGCAGACCGCATCCGGGTCAATGCCATTGCGCCGGGCTCGATCGAGTTCGAAGACGGCCTGTGGGATCGCCGTCGCGTGGAAGATCCTGCGCTGTACCACGGCACCCTCGCCCGCATCCCGTTCGGCCGCTTCGGCGAGCCCGCAGAGATCGCCAACGCCGCCCTCTTCCTGTGCTCGCCGCTGGCGCGCTGGATCACCGGCCACGTACTCAACGTCGATGGCGGCCAGGTACTGATGGGCTGA
- a CDS encoding DUF4190 domain-containing protein, translating into MSVPNRQTSGLAVASLVLGICSWTVLPFIASIGAIITGHMARADIRRRPYELDGDGMAIGGLILGYVMVIGALLAVGAFILFFGGLAWLAHMNS; encoded by the coding sequence ATGAGCGTGCCTAACCGTCAAACCAGTGGACTGGCCGTGGCCAGCCTGGTCCTGGGGATCTGCAGCTGGACTGTGCTGCCCTTCATCGCCAGCATCGGGGCGATCATCACCGGCCACATGGCCCGTGCCGATATCCGTCGCCGCCCCTACGAACTGGACGGCGATGGCATGGCCATCGGCGGGCTGATCCTGGGCTACGTCATGGTGATCGGCGCGCTGTTGGCCGTCGGTGCCTTCATCCTGTTCTTCGGCGGCCTGGCCTGGTTGGCCCACATGAACTCATGA
- a CDS encoding class I SAM-dependent methyltransferase has product MSTPASASRFSNRVDDYVRFRPGYPPALLQWLHSEQGVPHEALVADIGAGTGISSQMLLAAGHPLIAVEPNAAMRAAAETWLGTEYPNFRAIDGTAEATGLADASVGLVSAAQAFHWFDTVAVRAEWQRILAPGGRVLVYWNSRLLDASPFLRGYEQLLLDFGTDYSAVAERYQTDEQMREWFAGGLQATGHFPNVQMLDFDALQGRLLSSSYAPTVGQPGHDAMLAALRTLFDTHAVDGRVAFEYQTRAFLGTLD; this is encoded by the coding sequence ATGAGCACCCCCGCATCCGCATCCCGTTTTTCCAACCGCGTCGACGACTACGTCCGCTTCCGACCCGGCTATCCGCCTGCCCTGCTGCAGTGGCTGCACAGCGAGCAGGGCGTGCCGCATGAAGCGCTGGTGGCTGACATCGGCGCCGGTACCGGCATCTCCAGCCAGATGCTGCTGGCCGCCGGCCATCCGCTGATCGCAGTGGAACCCAACGCCGCCATGCGCGCGGCCGCAGAGACCTGGCTGGGCACCGAATACCCGAATTTCCGCGCCATCGACGGCACCGCCGAAGCGACCGGGCTGGCCGACGCCAGCGTGGGCCTGGTCAGTGCCGCGCAGGCCTTCCACTGGTTCGACACCGTGGCCGTGCGCGCCGAGTGGCAGCGCATCCTGGCACCGGGCGGCCGCGTACTTGTGTACTGGAATTCGCGCCTGCTCGACGCCTCGCCGTTCCTGCGTGGCTACGAGCAGCTGCTGTTGGATTTCGGCACCGACTACAGCGCCGTGGCCGAGCGCTACCAGACCGACGAGCAGATGCGCGAGTGGTTCGCCGGCGGCCTGCAGGCAACCGGCCACTTCCCCAATGTGCAGATGCTCGATTTCGACGCACTGCAGGGTCGGCTGTTGTCTTCCTCGTATGCGCCCACCGTCGGCCAGCCGGGGCACGATGCCATGCTGGCCGCGCTGCGTACCCTGTTCGACACCCACGCCGTTGATGGCCGGGTGGCATTTGAATACCAAACCCGTGCCTTCCTCGGCACGCTGGACTGA
- a CDS encoding quinone-dependent dihydroorotate dehydrogenase: MYSLARPFLFSLDAERAHGLGLSALDAAYRIGTTPLIAPRIAPLPTPAFGLTFPNPVGLAAGLDKNGAHIDALFALGFGSVEIGTITPRPQAGNAKPRLFRLPAHSAIINRMGFNNDGVDALVRNVERARDRRGVLGINIGKNKDTANENALDDYIACLDKVYPLADYITVNISSPNTAGLRELQEENALRQLVAGLRDRQEQLASVHGKRVPMLVKVAPDLNERDIDAAARVLAELQVDGVIATNTTIDRTAIVGDPLANEAGGLSGAPLLDQSTLVLRRLRARLPESMPLVGVGGITSGADAVAKMAAGAALVQVYSGMIFRGPALVSECVEAIRRRREAPSRGAVGGL, from the coding sequence ATGTACTCGCTTGCCCGTCCCTTTTTGTTCTCGCTTGATGCCGAGCGTGCCCACGGCCTCGGCCTGTCCGCGCTGGATGCGGCTTACCGCATCGGCACCACGCCCCTGATCGCCCCGCGCATCGCCCCGTTGCCGACCCCTGCCTTTGGCCTGACCTTCCCCAATCCGGTCGGTTTGGCCGCGGGGCTGGACAAGAACGGCGCGCACATCGATGCGCTGTTCGCGCTGGGCTTCGGCTCGGTGGAGATCGGCACCATCACCCCGCGTCCGCAGGCCGGCAATGCCAAACCGCGCTTGTTCCGGCTGCCGGCGCACAGCGCCATCATCAACCGGATGGGCTTCAACAACGACGGCGTGGACGCGCTGGTGCGCAATGTCGAGCGTGCACGCGACCGCCGCGGGGTGCTGGGCATCAACATCGGCAAGAACAAGGACACCGCCAACGAGAACGCGCTGGACGATTACATCGCGTGCCTGGACAAGGTGTATCCGCTGGCCGACTACATCACGGTGAATATTTCTTCGCCCAACACCGCCGGACTGCGCGAGCTGCAGGAAGAGAACGCGTTGCGGCAGCTGGTCGCCGGCCTGCGCGATCGCCAGGAACAGCTGGCCAGCGTGCACGGCAAGCGCGTGCCGATGCTGGTCAAGGTGGCCCCGGACCTCAACGAGCGCGACATCGACGCGGCCGCCCGTGTGCTGGCCGAACTGCAGGTGGACGGCGTGATTGCAACCAATACCACCATCGACCGCACCGCCATCGTGGGGGATCCGCTGGCCAACGAAGCCGGCGGGCTGTCCGGTGCGCCGTTGCTGGACCAGTCCACTCTGGTACTGCGCCGCCTGCGTGCGCGCCTGCCGGAAAGCATGCCGCTGGTCGGCGTGGGCGGCATCACTTCCGGTGCCGATGCGGTGGCGAAAATGGCAGCGGGTGCTGCCCTTGTGCAGGTCTACAGCGGGATGATTTTCCGTGGCCCTGCGTTGGTATCGGAATGCGTGGAGGCGATCCGTCGCCGCCGCGAAGCGCCCAGTCGTGGCGCGGTAGGAGGGCTGTGA
- the murB gene encoding UDP-N-acetylmuramate dehydrogenase, translating into MVATGWTMTENASLLGLNTFHVQAHAARLLEIQDSAQLPDALALPEVAAGELLVLGSGSNVLLAGDVDATVLVFANQGIEILEHRADHTIVRAAAGVNWHKLVLWSLQHGLSGLENLALIPGTCGASPIQNIGAYGVQVGEFIQTVEAWDREANDWVRLDNEQCAFGYRDSVFKQQPERYLITAIELRLPLLHELRMDYAGIAEELQAQGVELPSAVDVANAVIAIRSRKLPDPNELGNAGSFFKNPILTVDQVEVLQQTFPDLPVYPAEREDQRKVSAAWMIEHCGWKGFREGDAGVAESHALVLVNHGTATGAELLALARRISASVLETFSVAIEPEPRLIGAQW; encoded by the coding sequence ATGGTGGCGACCGGTTGGACGATGACTGAGAACGCATCGCTGCTTGGCCTCAATACGTTCCATGTGCAGGCCCATGCGGCCCGCCTGCTGGAGATCCAGGATTCGGCCCAGCTGCCCGACGCGCTGGCGCTGCCCGAGGTCGCCGCAGGTGAACTGCTGGTGCTGGGCAGTGGCAGCAATGTGCTGTTGGCCGGCGATGTGGACGCCACCGTGCTGGTGTTCGCCAACCAGGGCATCGAGATCCTGGAGCACCGCGCCGACCACACCATCGTGCGCGCCGCCGCCGGGGTGAACTGGCACAAACTGGTGCTGTGGTCGCTGCAGCACGGGCTGTCCGGGCTGGAAAACCTGGCCCTGATTCCCGGCACCTGCGGTGCATCGCCGATCCAGAACATCGGCGCCTACGGCGTGCAGGTAGGTGAGTTCATCCAGACCGTGGAAGCGTGGGACCGCGAGGCCAACGACTGGGTGCGGCTGGACAACGAGCAGTGCGCGTTCGGTTACCGCGACAGCGTGTTCAAGCAACAACCGGAGCGTTACCTGATCACCGCCATCGAGCTACGGCTGCCGCTGCTGCACGAACTGCGCATGGACTACGCAGGTATTGCCGAAGAACTGCAGGCCCAGGGTGTTGAACTGCCCAGCGCGGTGGATGTGGCCAACGCGGTGATCGCCATCCGCAGCCGCAAGCTGCCGGACCCCAACGAACTGGGCAACGCCGGCAGTTTCTTCAAGAACCCGATCCTCACGGTGGACCAGGTGGAGGTGCTGCAGCAGACCTTCCCGGACCTGCCGGTATACCCGGCCGAGCGCGAGGACCAGCGCAAGGTATCTGCCGCATGGATGATCGAGCACTGCGGTTGGAAGGGCTTCCGCGAAGGCGACGCCGGCGTGGCCGAAAGCCACGCCCTGGTGCTGGTCAACCATGGCACTGCCACCGGCGCGGAGCTGCTTGCGCTGGCGCGTCGCATTTCGGCTTCCGTGCTGGAGACGTTCTCTGTCGCCATTGAGCCGGAGCCGCGCCTGATCGGCGCACAGTGGTGA
- a CDS encoding DMT family transporter, which yields MLGSTLSFGFMALAIRYATAYVPTQEVAFFRNAFGLVALLPMLMRPGRTPLKTQQLPRYFLRSAIGLASMLCAFWALGHLPMAQAISLSYSTPLFVTIAAVLWLGETVRMRRWAAVVIGFIGVLVIVRPGTGSFSAGSLVAVAAAVLSSIVAIQIKQLTRVDSADTVVFYTYVFWVPLSLIPALFVWVWPTGIAWLWLALTGVLGTLGQLLWTRALRLGEVSALTPISFMQLPLVSVMAWLLFGEVLDRWTVIGALIILGSNAYIAHREAVLARRAKSAAVSAAAKPGE from the coding sequence ATGCTCGGCAGCACGCTGTCGTTCGGGTTCATGGCGCTGGCCATCCGCTACGCCACTGCGTACGTGCCGACCCAGGAAGTGGCGTTCTTCCGCAATGCCTTCGGCCTGGTCGCCTTGCTGCCGATGCTGATGCGTCCGGGTCGCACACCGCTGAAGACGCAGCAGTTGCCTCGCTACTTCTTGCGCAGCGCGATCGGCCTGGCCTCGATGCTGTGTGCCTTCTGGGCGCTTGGCCACCTGCCGATGGCGCAGGCGATTTCCCTGTCCTACTCGACGCCGCTGTTCGTCACCATCGCCGCCGTGCTGTGGCTGGGCGAAACGGTACGCATGCGGCGCTGGGCGGCGGTGGTGATCGGCTTCATCGGCGTGCTGGTGATCGTGCGTCCGGGCACGGGCAGCTTCAGTGCCGGCAGCCTGGTCGCCGTGGCGGCGGCGGTGCTCAGTTCGATCGTGGCGATCCAGATCAAGCAGCTCACCCGCGTGGACAGTGCCGACACGGTGGTGTTCTACACGTATGTGTTCTGGGTGCCCTTGTCCTTGATCCCGGCACTGTTCGTCTGGGTGTGGCCGACCGGCATCGCATGGCTATGGCTGGCGCTGACCGGTGTCCTGGGCACGCTGGGCCAGCTGCTATGGACGCGCGCGTTGCGCCTGGGCGAAGTCTCCGCACTCACCCCGATCAGCTTCATGCAGTTGCCGCTGGTGAGCGTGATGGCGTGGCTGCTGTTCGGCGAAGTCCTGGACCGCTGGACGGTAATCGGCGCGCTGATCATCCTCGGTTCCAACGCCTACATCGCACACCGTGAGGCGGTGCTGGCACGGCGTGCCAAAAGCGCAGCGGTGAGCGCTGCGGCCAAGCCGGGCGAGTAA
- a CDS encoding helix-turn-helix domain-containing protein has protein sequence MPPRNALNDAPCPVARSVDLIGDRWSLLVVRDAFDGLRRFGDFQRSLGVARNILADRLRKLVDAGVLEMQAASDGTSYQEYVLTAKGQSLFPIVVALRQWGEQHLFKRGERHSVLVDKRSGKPILRMVPQAHDGAALPPDVTEVRKVP, from the coding sequence ATGCCGCCGCGCAACGCCTTGAATGACGCGCCGTGTCCCGTTGCGCGCTCTGTGGACCTGATCGGGGATCGCTGGTCGCTCCTCGTGGTCCGCGACGCCTTCGACGGCCTGCGCCGCTTCGGTGACTTCCAACGCAGCCTGGGCGTAGCGCGCAACATTCTCGCCGACCGGCTGCGCAAGCTGGTCGATGCCGGTGTGCTTGAAATGCAGGCCGCCTCTGACGGCACGTCCTATCAGGAATATGTGCTGACGGCGAAGGGCCAAAGCCTGTTCCCCATCGTCGTGGCGTTGCGGCAGTGGGGCGAACAGCATCTCTTCAAGCGTGGCGAGCGCCACTCGGTTCTTGTTGACAAGCGCAGCGGCAAGCCGATCCTGCGCATGGTGCCGCAGGCCCACGACGGCGCTGCGCTGCCGCCCGACGTTACGGAAGTGCGGAAGGTGCCGTAA
- a CDS encoding MFS transporter, producing the protein MSASSISTSLPRRLVGLLAAASGLSVANVYYAQPLLDTLAQDFSISHAAVGGVITATQVGCAAALLLLVPLGDRMDRRRLMTVQLLALVIALVVVGMAQSAPVLLAGMLAVGLLGTAMTQGLIAYAASAAAPHEQGRVVGAAQGGVFIGLLLARVFAGGVSDLAGWRGVYFCAALLMLALALPLWRQLPVLPASPNPMSYPRLLASMATLLRQERVLQVRGVLALLMFAAFNIFWSALVLPLSAPPHGFSHTVIGAFGLVGVVGALAAARAGQWADRGQGQRTSAVALMLMLLAWWPLSLMGWSLWALAIGIVLLDLGGQALHVTNQSLIFRDRPETHSRLVGLYMVFYAVGSGLGALSATITYAHAGWHGVCLLGAAVSALALLFWWTTRD; encoded by the coding sequence ATGAGTGCCTCCTCCATTTCGACCTCATTGCCCCGACGTCTGGTGGGGCTGCTCGCCGCGGCCAGCGGGCTGAGCGTGGCCAATGTCTATTACGCGCAACCGTTGTTGGACACCTTGGCGCAGGACTTCAGCATCAGCCATGCCGCGGTCGGTGGCGTGATCACGGCCACGCAGGTCGGCTGTGCCGCCGCGTTGTTGCTGCTGGTCCCGCTGGGAGACCGAATGGACCGACGTCGCCTGATGACCGTGCAACTTCTGGCGCTGGTCATCGCGCTGGTGGTGGTCGGCATGGCGCAGTCCGCGCCTGTCCTGCTGGCAGGCATGCTCGCGGTGGGTCTGCTGGGCACGGCAATGACGCAGGGGCTGATCGCCTATGCGGCGAGTGCCGCCGCCCCGCACGAGCAGGGTCGTGTCGTCGGCGCAGCGCAGGGCGGTGTGTTCATCGGCCTGCTGCTTGCACGCGTGTTCGCCGGCGGCGTCAGCGATCTGGCGGGCTGGCGAGGCGTCTACTTCTGCGCAGCCCTGCTGATGCTCGCGCTCGCGCTGCCGCTATGGCGGCAACTGCCGGTCCTGCCCGCATCCCCGAATCCGATGAGCTACCCACGCCTGCTCGCATCCATGGCGACGCTGCTGCGCCAGGAGCGGGTGCTGCAAGTGCGCGGCGTTCTGGCGCTGCTGATGTTCGCCGCGTTCAACATCTTCTGGAGCGCGCTGGTGCTGCCGTTAAGCGCGCCTCCCCATGGTTTTTCGCACACCGTCATCGGCGCTTTCGGGCTGGTGGGTGTGGTCGGTGCGCTGGCCGCCGCACGCGCAGGTCAATGGGCCGACCGCGGGCAGGGCCAGCGAACCAGCGCCGTAGCGCTGATGCTGATGCTGCTGGCCTGGTGGCCGTTATCGTTGATGGGCTGGTCGCTGTGGGCACTGGCGATCGGCATCGTCCTGCTCGACCTGGGCGGCCAGGCACTGCATGTCACCAACCAGAGCCTGATCTTCCGTGACCGACCCGAGACCCACAGCCGCCTGGTCGGTCTCTACATGGTGTTCTACGCCGTCGGCAGCGGGCTTGGTGCGCTCAGCGCCACGATCACTTATGCCCATGCCGGATGGCACGGCGTGTGCCTGCTGGGCGCGGCAGTCAGCGCGCTTGCACTGCTGTTCTGGTGGACCACGCGAGACTGA
- a CDS encoding 3-hydroxybutyrate dehydrogenase, with amino-acid sequence MFTGKVAVVTGSTSGIGLGIATALARQGADIVLNGFGDAQEIERIRSSLEAEFGVWVTHDGADLSRGDALREMIDRAVEKMGRIDILVNNAGIQHTASIEEFPVEKWDAVLALNLSAVFHATAAALPYMKQQGSGRIINIASVHGLVASVNKSAYVAAKHGVLGFTKATALETAGTGITANAICPGWVRTALVEQQITALAEREGVDQESAARALLAEKQPTLQFVTPEQLGAMVVFLASDAAAQMTGTALPVDGGWTAR; translated from the coding sequence ATGTTCACTGGAAAAGTCGCGGTGGTCACCGGCTCCACCAGCGGTATCGGTCTTGGCATTGCCACGGCGCTCGCACGGCAAGGTGCGGACATCGTGCTGAATGGATTCGGCGATGCGCAGGAAATCGAAAGAATCCGTTCCAGCCTGGAGGCCGAGTTTGGCGTGTGGGTCACACATGATGGCGCCGACCTGTCCCGTGGCGATGCATTACGGGAAATGATCGACCGTGCCGTCGAGAAAATGGGGCGCATCGACATCCTGGTGAACAATGCGGGCATCCAGCACACCGCGTCGATCGAGGAGTTTCCCGTCGAAAAGTGGGATGCGGTCCTCGCACTGAATCTATCGGCGGTATTTCATGCAACGGCGGCTGCCTTGCCGTACATGAAGCAGCAGGGATCCGGTCGCATCATCAACATCGCGTCGGTGCATGGACTGGTTGCGTCGGTGAACAAATCGGCTTATGTGGCAGCGAAGCATGGCGTTCTTGGATTTACCAAAGCGACGGCGCTGGAAACCGCGGGCACAGGCATCACCGCCAATGCCATCTGCCCAGGGTGGGTGCGGACGGCGCTGGTCGAACAACAGATCACCGCATTGGCGGAGCGGGAGGGAGTGGATCAGGAGTCTGCCGCTCGCGCGCTGCTGGCCGAGAAGCAGCCAACGCTGCAGTTCGTGACGCCCGAGCAACTCGGCGCGATGGTGGTCTTCCTGGCCTCGGACGCCGCGGCGCAGATGACCGGCACGGCGCTTCCGGTGGATGGTGGCTGGACCGCCCGCTAG